GTCCAGTTTGCCTGCCGGAATCTCAACTTCCGTACGTCCCATGGCCTGACGATACTGATCAACGACCAGCATACGATCGCCATTCAGAGCGAGGACAGCTACTGCTCCAGGGTGACGGATGATCTCACGTGTAGCAGTCTGACCGTTAGGCAGCTTGACCGTGTCGACCTGAAGAGAAATGACTTTGCCCTCGAAGATGGGCTTTGTCGATATCGTCTCTTCGTCAAGTTTTGGATTGACAGAATGCTTATGATTGGTTGGGTTCATCTGTTCTTCAACTCCACTTCTTCGAATTTTGGTTCTCTTTATACGTATAAACCTCTGTTTTTTGGCATATGGTGAGCTTATAGCGATTTCAAACAAATATAGCGAATCAGGGGGACAACCAATGAACAGTTATTTAACACCGCAATCCGTACACGTGGTCGGACAAGCCAGACAAGTCCAGCTCATACTCAAACAATGGGTGCGTGAGTGGGGTCCAGATGCCAAATTAATCGATATGCTCGCTGGACGTAAATGATACTGTTCTTGGTCTGCAATACCCATGAAATATAACATGGTTTTGCCAAAAAGTCCGAACTCGGTTTGTACCGGATTCGGACTTCTTAGTTGAAGCACGGGGAGTTTCACCCTCAGTCTCTTTGGATTACTTTTTATTTGCAGCCGTTTCCTGAATAATAGCCACAACCACTTCAGATAGTTTCACAATATCCTCGGCACGGATGCGTTCTTTCGTCGTATGGATGTCCTCATAGCCTACAGCCAGGTTGACCGTGGGTATGTTGAACCCATTGAAGATGTTGGCATCACTACCACCACCGGATGCAAACGTGCTAGTTTCCAGCCCCAGGCTCCGAATGGCACGCTGTGCAAGCTGAACAACCTCGTGTTCATCATGGAAGCCAAATGCAGGATACAGGATCTCACTGCGGAACTCAGCGGTTGCACCATATTTGCGGCATGTCGTTTCCAGTGCTTCACGCATCTGGGCCACTTGAAGTTCTACCTTCTCCTGCACAATACTGCGTGCCTCAGCCTCAATCTGCACAAAATCGCAAACGACGTTCAGTGCTGATCCGCCCTGAAATTTGCCGATGTTCGCCGTAGTCTCATCATCAATTCGTCCCAGCTTCATCGCTGCAATTGCTTTGGCCGCCACTTGGATGGCACTGATGCCGTCTTCCGGATTCACGCCCGCATGTGCGGATTTCCCATAGATCTTCATCTGAATTTCCGCTCTGGCCGGAGCAGCCACACAGATTGTACCCACAGCTCCGTTGGAATCCAGGGCATAACCGAACTCGGCTTCAATATCCTTCGGATTCATTGCACGTGCACCAACCAGACCCGACTCTTCACCTACGGTAATCACAAATTGAATTTTTCCATGTGGAAGGTTATTCTCTTGAATAGCTCGAATCGCTTCAAACAGAGCAGCAATCCCTGCCTTGTCATCTGCACCCAGAATTGTCGTGCCGTCACTGCGAATCCAGCCGTCTTCACCCAGCTCAGGTTTAATTCCCTGTCCAGGCGTTACGGTATCCATATGACATGTGAAAAAGATGGGCGTAGCTTCTTCCGCACCCTCGGCTTCCCAGGTAATCACGAGATTACCAGCGCCATGTCCGGTTTTCTCCATGGTGTCGTCCTCATACACGCTGAGGCCCAGCTGAGTAAACTGTTCTTTTAACACTTTTGATATATTCTGTTCATGGGTTGTTTCACTGTCAATCTGCACCAATTCCATAAATTGATCAATAACACGCTGCTGTTTTATCATAGGACTTTCCTACCTTTCTTCGATACGGTACAATACAATTACTATGGTCTGTTTATTTATTTGTTGAAAGGAGTTCTCTCATCATGCAAAAAAAGAAATGGTTCCGCATCATTATTTATCTCATGCTGCTCGCCATGATTGGGTCCACCCTTTTCATTGCGCTCGAACCTTTATTGTTCGGATAGAAACCCGAAGCCTTTTGACTGTCTGATTTACAGACGGGGAAGGGCTTCTTTTTCTGTAATCCAGGTAATCTCATACGGGAAAATCCGGTTAAAGTATGGAACGATATCCTGCGCAACCTTCTCCACATTGTAGGTCTTCCCTGTAATATCCTCCAACGAGGTCACACCATACTGCTCAATCCCGCAAGGAACAATCCCCTGAAAGCCTGCGTGCTGAATGCCGGAGGTGATATTAAAAGCAAATCCATGACTCGTCACGAAGCCGCGCCGATGTTTACACCGATTGAACTTTACGCCGATGGCGGCAATTTTCAAATCTCCGATCCATACACCGGTGTAAGCCTCTTTACGCCCTGATTCAATACCCTGATCAGCCAGGTAATCAATAATCATCTGCTCTAGGCGACGTAAATAGCCATGTAAATCCAAGGCTTCATCCCGTCCAAGAACAAGTAACGGGTAACCTACCAACTGGCCAGGGCCATGATAAGTAATATCACCGCCGCGGTCAATTTGAAACAAGGAGATGCCTTGCTCCCGCAGTTCGTCTTCACTGAGAAGCAGGTGCTCCGGGTGATTCTGTGAACCGATCGTATACGTCGGCGGATGCTGGAGCAACAGCATCTGTTCTGCTCCTTCTCCCTCATCCAGTTGCTGCACAATCGCTTTCTGGCGGTTCCAAGCCTCTTCATAATCAAGCATCGGTATGTATACCACATCCAGCGGCTTGCTCATGATTCCCCCACACCCTTCTGTTTCAATGTTCATTGTATGATGATGAGCATTCTATTGAAGAAAACGGGAAAAGTGCACGGCCAATGGCACATACACTTTCCCATTATCCATCTATTCAGGGCTTGGCATCATTAGTAATTCATTGAAATGATGCACTTGCTCTCTCTTAATACACTTTCGATTCCATGGTGTACCCTTCAAGATTCTCTTTTACACGTTGCAGGAAACGTCCGCTGATGACCCCATCCAGAATACGATGATCCAGGGAAAGACAGAGGTTCGCCATGGAACGGACAGCAATCATGTCATTGATGACCACAGGTTTCTTAACGATCGACTCAAAGGTAAGAATCGCCGCCTGCGGGTAGTTAATAATAGGTTGCGACAGAATCGAACCAAATGACCCCGTATTGTTAACCGTGAACGTACCGCCCTGCATATGGTCCAGCTTCAGAGTGCCTTCACGTGTTTTACGTGCCAGCTCATCAATTTCACGAGCCAGGCCAGCGATGTTGCGCTGATCCGCATGTTTAATTACCGGTGTCAGTACAGAGTCTTCTGTACCCACTGCCATCGACAGGTTGATATCCCGTTTGACAATAATTTTGTCAACAGCCCAGACGGAGTTCATGATCGGGTAGTCTTTAATCGCATTAACGACCCCCTTCATCATGAAGGACAAGTACGTCAGGTTGATGCCTTCTTTGCGCTTGAACTCATCCTTGAGTTTGTTGCGCAGCATCACCAGATTCGTCACGTCCACTTCAATCATCGTCCACGCGTGAGGGATTTCCGATACGCTTTGACGCATATTACGAGCAATGGCATTACGAACTGGAGTAACGTCGATAAAGTATTCGGATCTTCCCTGTCCGCC
This window of the Paenibacillus marchantiae genome carries:
- a CDS encoding tripeptidase T produces the protein MIKQQRVIDQFMELVQIDSETTHEQNISKVLKEQFTQLGLSVYEDDTMEKTGHGAGNLVITWEAEGAEEATPIFFTCHMDTVTPGQGIKPELGEDGWIRSDGTTILGADDKAGIAALFEAIRAIQENNLPHGKIQFVITVGEESGLVGARAMNPKDIEAEFGYALDSNGAVGTICVAAPARAEIQMKIYGKSAHAGVNPEDGISAIQVAAKAIAAMKLGRIDDETTANIGKFQGGSALNVVCDFVQIEAEARSIVQEKVELQVAQMREALETTCRKYGATAEFRSEILYPAFGFHDEHEVVQLAQRAIRSLGLETSTFASGGGSDANIFNGFNIPTVNLAVGYEDIHTTKERIRAEDIVKLSEVVVAIIQETAANKK
- a CDS encoding Z-ring formation inhibitor MciZ — encoded protein: MNSYLTPQSVHVVGQARQVQLILKQWVREWGPDAKLIDMLAGRK
- the lipB gene encoding lipoyl(octanoyl) transferase LipB, yielding MSKPLDVVYIPMLDYEEAWNRQKAIVQQLDEGEGAEQMLLLQHPPTYTIGSQNHPEHLLLSEDELREQGISLFQIDRGGDITYHGPGQLVGYPLLVLGRDEALDLHGYLRRLEQMIIDYLADQGIESGRKEAYTGVWIGDLKIAAIGVKFNRCKHRRGFVTSHGFAFNITSGIQHAGFQGIVPCGIEQYGVTSLEDITGKTYNVEKVAQDIVPYFNRIFPYEITWITEKEALPRL
- the prli42 gene encoding stressosome-associated protein Prli42, whose protein sequence is MQKKKWFRIIIYLMLLAMIGSTLFIALEPLLFG